One window of the Trifolium pratense cultivar HEN17-A07 linkage group LG2, ARS_RC_1.1, whole genome shotgun sequence genome contains the following:
- the LOC123910362 gene encoding AAA-ATPase At5g17760-like: MFSSPREMPSPSSIFSAYASMTASIMLLRSMAQELIPQPIRGYLLNTFRYFIKPRSSTLTLIIEESTGIARNQVYDAAESYLSTRVTPENERLKISKVPKEKKLTIRLEKGEKLTDVYQGVSLNWRFICAETEKNSANDMQNSNNSISVRSEKKYFELSIHKKFKEIVLESYLPFILDKAKEMKEEERVLKMHTLNTTYCYSSVKWDSINLEHPSTFETLAMEPELKNEIIQDLNMFVKRREFYKKVGRAWKRGYLLYGPPGTGKSSLIAAMANYLKFDIFDLQLGNIARDSDLRKLLLATANRSILVIEDIDCSVDIPERGGRHGDGQKQQTDIQLTLSGLLNFIDGLWSSCGDERIIIFTTNHKERLDPALLRPGRMDMHIHMSYCSYEGFKVLASNYLEISHDTPLFGEIEGLIEDIQITPAQVAEELMKSEDAEATLEGFVKLLKRKKMEGDVCENNNKIEQEKQSKKRKVSCKQKRGGANSKSNVGVTLRRTRGIK; encoded by the exons ATGTTTTCTTCACCAAGAGAAATGCCTTCACCATCTTCAATTTTCTCAGCATATGCATCCATGACAGCTTCAATCATGCTACTTCGTTCCATGGCACAAGAACTCATTCCTCAACCAATTCGTGGTTACCTTTTAAACACTTTCCGCTACTTCATAAAACCACGTTCCTCAACACTCACTCTCATCATAGAAGAATCAACAGGAATAGCAAGAAACCAAGTCTATGATGCAGCAGAATCTTATCTCTCAACAAGAGTTACTCCAGAAAACGAAAGACTCAAAATCAGCAAAGTCCCAAAAGAGAAAAAACTCACAATTCGATTAGAAAAAGGCGAAAAATTAACCGATGTTTACCAAGGTGTTAGTCTCAACTGGAGATTCATTTGTGCTGAAACAGAGAAAAACAGTGCAAATGATATGCAGAACAGTAACAACAGTATCTCAGTTAgatcagaaaaaaaatattttgaactTAGTATTCACAAAAAGTTTAAGGAAATTGTTTTAGAATCTTATCTTCCTTTCATTCTTGATAAAGCTAAAGagatgaaagaagaagaaagagtgtTGAAAATGCATACTTTAAACACTACTTATTGTTACAGTAGTGTGAAATGGGATTCTATAAATCTTGAACATCCTTCAACATTTGAAACACTTGCAATGGAACCAGAATTGAAGAATGAAATTATACAAGATTTGAATATGTTTGTGAAGAGAAGAGAGTTTTATAAGAAAGTTGGAAGAGCTTGGAAACGTGGTTATTTGCTATATGGTCCTCCTGGAACTGGAAAATCTAGTTTGATTGCTGCTATGGCTAATTATTTGAagtttgatatatttgatcttcAACTTGGGAATATTGCTAGAGATTCTGATCTTAGAAAGTTGCTTCTTGCTACTGCTAATAGATCTATTTTGGTTATTGAAGATATTGATTGCAGTGTTGATATTCCTGAACGTGGTGGTAGGCATGGAGATGGACAGAAACAGCAGACTGATATACAG TTGACATTATCTGGATTACTAAACTTCATAGATGGATTATGGTCAAGTTGTGGAGATGAAAGAATCATCATATTTACAACAAACCACAAAGAAAGATTAGATCCAGCTCTTTTAAGGCCAGGAAGAATGGACATGCACATTCACATGTCCTATTGTTCTTATGAAGGTTTCAAAGTTTTGGCCTCAAATTACTTGGAAATTTCTCATGATACCCCCTTATTTGGAGAGATTGAAGGACTAATTGAAGACATACAAATAACACCGGCACAAGTGGCGGAAGAATTGATGAAGAGCGAAGACGCCGAGGCGACACTTGAAGGATTTGTGAAGTTACTTAaaaggaagaagatggaagGTGATGTGTGTGagaacaataataaaatagaacAAGAGAAGCAATCTAAAAAACGTAAGGTTAGTTGCAAGCAAAAAAGAGGAGGTGCGAATAGCAAAAGCAATGTTGGTGTTACTCTAAGAAGGACAAGAGGAATTAAATAA